ATAGTGAATTAAAAgctttttaatgaaaaataatataataaggaCCAAAacaattgtttttaaaaaaatcaaggactaaaataaacattatgaaccaaaatatatCCAACATGGAAGTTGAgaattaaattacaaaattttaatttcttatatatatagatatgcatatacatatatacatataaatatacatatacatacatgtAAACATAGGCCGCCTCCGCCTCCGGCTGTCTGTCAGAATTCCGTCAGGGTTTTTGACCGAAACGCCCTCCCCGAATAAAGGGCTTCATCAATCATTAGGGTTTAACACCTCTCCTCCGAGGGTTTCTCTGTACAGATCAATTCTTCATCAGCTCTGCGAATCAATGGCGAACGGATTAATGAAATTGACCCGGTTTGTCTCTCGCTCTTCTCTCCTTCTCCGTCAATGCCACCAGCCCTCGTCATTTTCTCGTCTCGGTGCTCAGGAATATCTCCAGGTCACTTTGCATTTCAATTTTGGTCTTTATTTTActctactactactactactactactccTGACTCTCGAGTACTTGCTCCATCGGTGAATACGACCGCTTTTGGTTCGCTCGGGATTTCAATTTACCTAAACTTCACAGGAGTACATTATACTGATGCGATTCTTTTTTATACGTTTTTTTTCAAAGAAGTTTAGTTTAGTTTGTTCGTCGCGAGAAAATGCGGAATTTGATGTCTCGAGTCGTTTCTATCTCAATATGTGAAATCAGACAGCGGAGGTGATGAGCAGAAGTGGGATGAATGTTTCTAAAAGAGTTGCTGTAACTACCTTCGACGAAGCAAAGAGGGCTTTATCAGATACTTATGCTGTAACAGAGGTATGTTTTGGATATTGGTGGAGCAAATCAGTCTCAAAGAAAATGTGTAGGATCTGTAGGTTACTTCTGCTGTGTTAAAGTCTATAGGATTTTTCACAGCAAAGAGAATCAAGGAACAATCTAATAGTCAAATTGTATCTGCCTTGGATGTTCCAGTATGATATATATAGTTCCTCGACAGAAAAAAGCAGAAAAGCAATAACTTGTTAGCAGATATTGGCATCGGATCATATGAAAATATGTGCATCctttttgaactttgaactctTTACTGTACATGATCGATATGTAACTTCTTTCTATCAATATCAATTTCAATATGGAAACCATTTGCCTTATCTGTATGTGCAATTAGGGAGTAAAATGTTTTATGTGGGACAGCTTTCGGATCAACTCGACGATTTTGGAATTTTAACTTTGGAATGAACTTGAGAGAGTTTGAAATAGAGAGCTCATAGATCCCATTTTGGTCAACTCACTGCAAGTCTGTCTCTTTCTAACATGCTTTTCATGGCTCTTTGGAGAGACAAATATCCTAATAACTAAACTAATAAGTCTTATCAACAAAATGTTTcttctctaaaaaaataataagtaaacTAATAAGGTAAGGTGTTCCTTCTCCTTCAACAAGAAAATTTTAAGGTGTTCTTTTGGACAGCTTTCTTTGAGGGTTCATGTACGATGAGATCATACAATGGAAAAACCTTCAAAAGCTTTGAGTggatatatgttttttttgaGGGGGTGGGTGGGATAGGGAGAAGGTTTCTTATTTCTAAGCATTGACAAGAAACCCTCAAGCATTTGGGGTAATGTCTTTGTTGCTTCCCTTTAAATCTATTGTTTGAAACATTTTTGCCTATCTCCCTCCTATATCAACCCAATAGGATGCCTCTTTTGAAGCTTTCCGACTCTtcgattaatgtttattaaaaaagacAAAAGTTCACGCTGTACTTAATATCTTGGCAAATAACGtaagaaaataaatgtttaacTCTGTAGGATGGATGTAGGTATTGCTCAGAGAATTTCTCTCATCCTAATTATGTTCTTGCATTAGTTACAAAGATTCTTAGCCAAAGTAGAAGATTCTCTAATTTGGGGTTTCTAATGAAGATGTGTAATTGATGCAGCTGCTTGGTCCACTGAAGTCTGGGATTTCCAAACGATCTGCTGTGAATGTGTGTGACATTCCTAAGGTGCAATAACTCTTTCGTGGCAAATGTTGATTTTTGGTTATTATTTTGTTAGCATTCGTTGAATCATGAATGTCTAATTTTATTATTCATCGACTTTGCAGGCTGCACTTGGAGCTAATGGTTGGTTCtattacatttatttttcaTGAACTGGGCTATTCTGCCAtgtttttggttttattttattctttgggGGGCGCGGAGGTGGTATTTCTTGTATGATTGCTATTTTCTACTCCGTATATGGCAATGAAAACTGAAGTAGTTCTAGGGAATGTTCAATATGGACGAACAGGTGAAAAATGAGTTTTAGTGGCTTCATCGTGAGAGCTATTAATCAAATTCTGAATTGTTTGCTCCCTctcttgtttttcctttttttgggggggagggggggcaTCTATTTCTTAACCCTTGTTATATTTTTGTGTAGGTATGGCTGTTTTATCTAGATGGCAAGATGCAAGGGCATCTGTTGTCACTTCTTCAACATTAGGTATCACCAGTAGATGTGATACAAGTGCTAGAGGGCCGTGCTTTGCTAGGTTTATGTCATCAAAATCTTCAGAAAAAAGAGAACAAACTGCATCTGAGGTTtgtgttcaattttgaatttgttttaACATTTAAGGAGCTCTGGGTTTCTCCAGGCTTGATTTCTGAATTTTAGTGGAAGGTACTTTGACTGAGTTTAGATGTGGTGTTTGTGTCTCGAATTTATGGATTGTCAAATGACCATGAAGATGACTAGCCTTGTGAGAAAAAAGTGATCAATCTCATATATATCTTAGATCTAATAAAGCAAGGACCTGGGGCTAATTAGAATATCAATAATTTTTGcgaggaaaatttaagttattgTTAAACATTGTCGAATGCATTTCtgtaatatttaataatatattcatgAGAAGAAGTCAGCTTCCTGTAAGAGAGTGAAAGAATAACAAGAGGTAGCGATATGACAAAGGAGGGAATACCAACAGAAAAAGGGCTATAGCAGACTAAAtacctttttatatatatatatataaaataaatctgaATAAATGCGGTGCACTTTACCAAAATCAATAAGCATGCATCTCATTTGAATGATGGTAAAAATTAAATCTGACGTAACTGAGCCTCATCGTTGCCGTACGGgctttttattaaatttcttgTGCGTATTCTCATTTATTGGTGTTGGCCAGGTGAGGCCAGTGTTATTTTGTGATCACCGATGAGTTCATAAACCTGGGTTTTCCCTTGATTTTATTATCAGAgcaaaaaagaaatatcaacaGTGGAGGATCCATTTGATGCTCCTACATATAATATACCAGAGAAGCCTGTTACATTTGCAGAGGGAGCTTCCTACAGTTTTATCATCCTTGCAGGGCTTGGAGTTGCAGCAGCTGCTGGATATGCAGTTTTTAAGGAGCTCATATTTCAACCAAAAGAGTAAAGAACCAACTTGCAGCTAGATTAATATTATAAACGTTTGCTTAGAATTACGACTTTAAATTACCATGTGGTTTCCTCTACATGGTGACTCTGATATGCGAGTTCTCTTGCTTAGGTATAAGATCTTTGACAAGGCTCTTAAAAGGATTCAAGATGATAGCCAGGTTAGTGAAATTAACCTTGACCTTTTGAGTTTTGTATGTGTTTGTGTCAAAACTTATATCTTCCCTTGGGGCTCATGGCttctttttaaagaaacaaatcCAACAAGGGACTCCATGAGAACAAAGATACTAAATGAAACAAACACAACCAAGGCAATTACGTCTGTGAAAGACCAAATGACTTAAAAAGATGAACTAGGAACTTaacaagaaaacaaaacaagatCTGCTAGAGACTGAGAGGAACTAACCAAACTACAGCAGATTCTCAGGTAATCACCAACCAAGAGAACAAAGAGAACCACATAGTGGACCTTTTGCACCTTAACTGAAGGTACTCTCTAGATGGGCCAATCTTTTCTCCACCTACTATGGATTAGATATAGTTCATGTTTTTTTAGCACCATGTTCAGAATTGAAAACGTAATGCGCCACTATGCAGCATCGTAAATATTCCTTGCACCTTAATTGAGTTGGAATAAGATGAATTTCACATCATATCCTTTAGAGATGATGCAGAAGCAgaaatatatacatacatattatAGTCCAGAAAGTTGTTCTTGCTGTATCTCCAATTCCTAGGTATAGTGAGTCATTTTACTTCAGTAATTATGAAAAAATAACTCGGGttaattggaaaattaataGGCACAGAGGGGGTGGTTGGTGGGAATGGGATAATTCTTTTGCATGCTGTCTTCTTCCGTGTCTATTAAATTCAGACTACTgtgtaattttctttctttttctttttttttctttgggtgCTTACCATGAGGATTTCTTAtctcttctcttcctctctcttatGGTTTTtcttattacaaaaaaaaaaaaaaaaaaaaaaaccttttttagtatgtttcccttttttttttttttttttttttttttttttaaaaaaaaattttttttaaaagatttagcCCTTTTGAAGTCTAACTCAACTACTGCTTTACTTTTTTCAGTGTTCAAGCTATCCTttgagattttatgttttattagaTTGGTTTTGCTATCCTGTCAGGTTAGGGTAAGGATTGGTTCCCCGATAACTGGTTATGGGCAAGAAACTAGAAATCGAGCTGCTCGCCAACGTATCCCAAATAGGGTATGGACTGACGAAGATGGTGTAGAGCGAGTAGAGGTAAAGTGTGACAAGATCCTCCTGTTGTACTAATGATTATGTTTTTCTTAGGTTAGGTTCCTGAATGACCCCATTCCCCTTTTCCATTagaaattaacaaataaaattttgtatagGTGAATTTTTATATCCGTGGGCCCCATGGAGCTGGGAAAGTTTATACCGAGATGTTCAAGGATCAAGTGGACAAGCAATGGAAGTTCACATACTTGATCGTTGAGGTGAAATCACCTTCTCCAGCCCAATTGATCCTAGAATCTTATATGCCTGCCTGAATTTTGTGCACAACCAATTCGCTCAAGATTTTGTATCAAATTATAACATGGTTTTAGAATCATCTCATGTTTATAATATTTCTTCCTCCTCTCACCCCATTTAAACTTTTCGACTCGGTTAGGCTAATTTTTTTCAAGTTCAATATTTCTGATTACCACCTCGACTCCTAGAGAGAGTTCCATTCCAATAAGTAATACTCATTCGACGTGCTTCCACTTGATACAACAAGTGAGTCAGGAAGTTTTGCCCATAGGATCGATTTTCTCTTAAAAGGTCAGATTTATTCTTTTCATATGTCTTTGTTTATGTGCAAAAAAAGGTTCCAGATTTTTTCTCTTGTGACTGTGAGGTGAAGCTTACCCCACTATGTTATGAGACACAACAAGGAATCAACTGGAAATTGGAAGGTATCGAagctttatttatttgttttctctTAGCTTTGTATAACTTGGCATGCTGTGTTAAAAAACTCTCTTTGCCCTTCACCAACATGTCATAAAAGTATGGAACAATAAAGACTTGTGCCAATAAATGGGTGGCAGTTATTTTTGTGACaataacttgtttttgtttgctTTTGGTTGCTGATTATTCTATATTTAAGTGACCAATTGAGTTTGATGGGCCAGCATGATTGTTGTTGGGCATAATCGTGAGAATCATTTCCCTTACTGTGCATGTCCTAGGCACTCTGGCGCCCCTCGAGTCATGGTATTAAATTTATCAACATGGCgatattttcattgatatttttgCATATCTATAAATTTGActtcaaatataaatatataaggGGTGAATCGACATTTTTATCAttgtaaaaggaaaaaaaacatgaaacgttcaaaataagtaataaaaattttgGTCCTATTTggcattttgtttttagttttagttttttaaaattaagtccatggacactactttcacttccaaatttctttcttcatccacttttcatcaatggtttaaaaaatcaagtcaaattttgagggaaaaaaagtagctttcaaaaagtttttgtttttaaaattttgctaaaaattcaattattatacttaagaaaaatgtgaataaaatagttttaattttaaaaaacaaaaacaaaagattatCAAATAGagccttattttttttaaatatgatagAAATAACAGACATTTCAACTAGTTTAAAAGGTGTTAAAATGTTGCTTCATTAAtccatattttttctttcttattatctttctaaaaattttcgacctttttaaatttataaaatcgagacattgagattttttttatgatattaatatttaaattttactgACATTTTAAGCTTGAGTTAGGGTTAAGGTCAAACGTGCCTTCCATAGAATTCTAACAAAAGGATTACagattttatttcttatttcttcttattttttagaagacaaattttcttttatccattaattttctttttcaaaattatttaataggAATCTAACATAAGCACATGTAGAATACTGATAGAGGTTTGAATCATGAAATGTTCGACAAAAATgagatttaaaatctaaaatcttTGAACATTTGGGATTCCTACAAAATGAGTGGATACAATCATTGACGTATTATTGTTAAAGAAAggaaaatagattaaaaaaaaaaaaaatcaacgagGAATAAGATGGCTTTCCAAACTTAATTACGATCTTGTCGCTGTGTTTTTAATGATTTTGCTAAAAGCAACGAATTGTTATTTGGTTTCATTTCATTACATCACGACaatgacaaaaagaaaaagaacactAACAAAAACTTTAGCACTCGAAGAAAATGGCCCTCAATGATTGCCTGAAgaccaataataataattagttttGGAGAAGTGGCCAAAGTACTAACTTCCAAGGTAATTAGTTTGCCCTATTTTTTGAGGTTGGAAAGTTCAATCTTCTATCTTCTCCCGTTTTTGTACTTCAAAAACTTTGTGATCCTTTGTTCGAACATCGGTAGTTATGCACTATTATCTATATtagatttaagatttaaatattattttagtcatCGTACTTTTGATTTTGgtacattcattttttttatctttgtcACTTTTCAATGAATCATTTACTACATTTCTTAAACTATAGTCATAAATGTACTAAAGAGTTTCTACGgtacataaaatttatatacaaatttgcAATTAGTGATCAAAATCATTACTTTTAAGTAcaataatcaaaataaacaaaactttaaactatagaaataaaatggatatTTTGAAAGTACAGGAACCAAAATCGATAGTATAGGAACTAAAGTAGTAATCGAAACTTAAATCTTATCTATCTTGATTCACCATTTTATCAAAGGCGTCCAAGTTCGACTTGTATGACTCAAATGATCAAGAACTCGATAACATAACATACTGTGAAATTTGAGCAGACTACAACTGGTCCCTAATGAGATAAAAAGAATGGAGTTTGGGAAATTAAATTGATGAGCTGCTTTACAAGTTGTTCATGAAATGAGAAGTTGAATATGAGTACCATTTTCCTTCGAAGACATTTGTGGGGATGGTGATGGTGATGCAGGTGCCTCTCTACTTGAATCCTGAACTTGTCCTGCAAAATGCAAATTCCAAAGAATATCTTCTATTGAAGGTCTATCTGTTGCCTTCTCATGAAGGCATCTTACACATATTTCCATCATCGTCTTGAGCGAATCGTCCGAGCACCCCTTGTGTACTGCTGGATCCACAATGCTCTTTCGAGCTATCTCATCAGTTTTTAGGCTTACCTGCAACTGAAAACAGGAATGGAAGCAAAAATTCCTAGTTCAGTAACAAGGTTAATTATGGAAAAATTACACTTTTGGTCATTGAGGTTTTGAGTTCGGTAGTATTTTGGTCTCTCGGCTTTCAGACTCGACACTTTATCCTTTAAAGTCTGATTTGACAATAGTTTTTGTCATAAGTTCTTCGTTAATTACTAACAGAAAGCTAACGGGAcactcaatttttatttaaaaagatacTTTTGAATTGAAAATGTACTTACAAGATCTCTTGAAACCTGAACTTCGTTTTGGGAAGTGATTTGTCTTCCCAAAATCATTTCCAGTAGAATGGCTCCTATGTCATACACATCATTCTTATCTTTGTGATTTACTCTGCAAAAACACACACAACtccaacatttaaatttatattccaCTACATGATTCAGTTCTCTTGCAAAGGTGTATCCaaattattctttacaaaataaaaaatttgcatCAAATTTCATCGTGAaaatattagtttctttttggttatattataagtatagtttctaaactttcaaGTTTGTGCCATAAAGGTCCTTGAACACAAAAGGAATTTGATAGgttcctaaactttcaattttgtatttaataagttCTTAAACAGTTAAAATCTCTAATAAATCTACAAACTCTCtttgatatattaaaaaatttagaaacataactGATCTATTcgatttgaaatttattttttttgtaatcagaccctaaacttttaatttcatgtatAGTATGGTTAGTAGATACGtccataaatttaaaattacgtTGAATAGGTCAAGAATCTATTAGATGCAAACTTGAATGTCTAAGGACCTATTAggtatttttttgaaatttgagacCAAATAGgcaaatttgaaagttcaaagattaaatttgtaatttgactTCTATGATGTGGTATGAGAGGACATGGCAAacaatggttaaaaaaaaaccaatgtGACTTGTTTCTAGAAACAAAAGGAAGAAGCTGTCTATGTTTGAAttttacaagtaaaaaatagaAGTGTTACCCCATAGCTTGGCGCTTCCCTTTTGTACCAGTGGATGAAACTCCTGAAGTCATCTGAAAGGCAAAACAAATATATCAGTCACATTAACTTTTGAGAGGTTATTATGGAAACATACAGGACTTTCTTTATTCTCTCTGTATCATACCATTCCACCATGTTCAACTACAATAGGTAAATTATAACAGCTGATTTTCACATGGAGATCTTGATCAAGTAAAATATCTGTAATCTTCAAATTGTTTGAGCATACACCAGGCACAATTCCTGTGTGTAGGAACTGAATTCCCTTCACCATTTCGATCGCAGCCGATATCCTTTTCGTCCAAGAAAGTTTTTGCCCTGGTAGCCCTGTGGAATCAAATTCTTTTACATACTTGTGTCCATTGACAGAACAGTTTGCTCTGCTAAATCTTATGCACCTTCAGTACAATGCTAAACAAAAAAGGATATACCATGTCTGGAttgagaacttttttttttctttccccttTACCTCTGCCCACTACAAGGCCCGGACTTGGGGAGACATCAAGGGTTTTTAGTATTAAGCTCACCTGAAAGTTCGAAGTTGGGATCTCTAAGCCAATGTGACCAAGAGACCTCAAGTCCTTGCCAACGAGGTCACCCCTTAGAGGGCGAGATTGAGAATAAGTCCAACACAAGTTATACGTAATAATAGTCATACATATTTGTCATGGAAAGTCATTTTACCAGATACATGGCTCCTTAGTGTCCCATATGGATAGTACTCGAAGATAAGGAATACTCTGCCAATGGTTAAACCATCTGGTAGGAACTCGTAACAATGTCCAAGAGCACTGATCAAATGGATGTGTCGTAGTTTAGATATCAACTCCAATTGATGCGTGTAGGTTTGAGAGGTTTGCCGCCTTTTCAAAGTTAAACTCCGAATTGCCACGACACTACCATCCGTAAACACCCCTTTGAATATCTGTTGTTGTCaagacagagacttcatttatAAGTCTATTATCGAGTTCTTTTTAACTAAAACGAAACTTCTCATTGGATAAATAAAAAGAGACTAAATCTATTAGTTAGTTTTGTGTAGTAGCAGATTAGGAGGTCACGTGTTTGAATCCTTCTAACATCATTTACTCCTTGATTAATATTAATTCCCATGTGTTAGAATGTTTATTAGATAGACATGGGGAACCATGCTTAAGCTTTTTAAGCCAACTTTTTATCTTTGATTCcaagttttcaataaaaaaaccATTTCAAAAGTACTCTCCTTTCAGACATGCTTTTTGGAGGGGGGGAAAAAAGGCATTGAGAAAAGTAACTGAGATGTATGATTTGACAGCATAAACTAAGAGAGATATGGCAATTTCTGAACAGTGAAAATGTATTAAATTAACAACTGGTGAATAACCTCTGTAAATTGGTACCTGGCCATCCAGACTTTCAGTTATCAGAGTTGAAGCATCAAAGTAGTTGGTAGCCTCTTTAAGTTCATCCAAACTGAAAGTTCGATAAGGAGGAAGACTAGTTCCCAGCTTCATTGTTTGAGAAATATACTCTGCATGCACATGGTGGATTTTAACAAATATACAAAGATGGATTAAATTCATTAACAAAACTTGCTACAAATAACATTTAGAATAATCTTttatccctaaactttcatggATAGACTTTAATAAGTatcaatttagtccttgaagTTGACCTTTACaatttataatgatttagttCTTACCATGAAAAGTACTATCAagatttttaatgaattttttgcACATGTAGATTGAAAAACATATTAGAGTCAAGTTTGACAATTGATGAGATTTTTCATGATAGGGACCGAAGatacaaggactaaattgttacttctaTAAAAGTTCAAGGATCAAAAGTGATATTTGACATAGATGGATATGAAGAAAGCAATTTTTGACAATCTATTCGTTGATATGGGTTAAAAATGCTGAAAGCAGACCTCCAGCCTCTGGGAAGTTAATGGATGAAAAACAATGAATTATGCAAGCAGATGCTATAATACAGATAAAAGTGATTACTTTTCAGTTGTTTTGCTTTAATAAGATCGACCCAGTTCAAAAAATCATCAACCagaaagaaaaggagaaaaaaaaagaaaaaagatagaagaaaagaaaagaaaggaaagaaaaagatattcaTCTTACTGGCATCATACAGCTGCTTGGCTGTGCCTGTTACAGATGAATTCTCTGTGATAAACCTTGTTGAAGGTTCTTTAACAACTCCCATTTTGTATGTCCTTCTCATCGTCAAGAACACCAGAGCAAAAACTACAATTCCAGCAACACTTCCTCCAAAAATTCTCAAGAAAGTCATTATCTCAGTATGAAGTTTCCTATGCTCCAGATTATGAGGTCTAATACTCACTGCCAAAGCTTCATTATGACAGAAATTCAAAGGGTGCTGTTTTTGGTCTTGATTTGACAAGC
This genomic window from Benincasa hispida cultivar B227 chromosome 4, ASM972705v1, whole genome shotgun sequence contains:
- the LOC120075015 gene encoding probable mitochondrial import inner membrane translocase subunit TIM21 — translated: MANGLMKLTRFVSRSSLLLRQCHQPSSFSRLGAQEYLQTAEVMSRSGMNVSKRVAVTTFDEAKRALSDTYAVTELLGPLKSGISKRSAVNVCDIPKAALGANGMAVLSRWQDARASVVTSSTLGITSRCDTSARGPCFARFMSSKSSEKREQTASESKKEISTVEDPFDAPTYNIPEKPVTFAEGASYSFIILAGLGVAAAAGYAVFKELIFQPKEYKIFDKALKRIQDDSQVRVRIGSPITGYGQETRNRAARQRIPNRVWTDEDGVERVEVNFYIRGPHGAGKVYTEMFKDQVDKQWKFTYLIVEVKSPSPAQLILESYMPA
- the LOC120076113 gene encoding probable inactive leucine-rich repeat receptor-like protein kinase At3g03770 translates to MAKLKAVCHFHLLLFLFLFSSFQLSTQLPPSQSQSLLQIQQLLNFPQALSSFNNVTDFCNIESTQFLTIVCYEDNITQLHIVDDVLQHPPSFLLNTSTDSLFSTFSHFPNLKVLSLVSLGLEGPLPPSVANLFSLEILNLSSNSFYGSIPPQLSSSKTLQFINLDSNYFSGSIPDWIGSLPFLTTLSLQNNSFNGSLPDSISHMWSLRILSLSGNSLSGNVPDLSNLTSLQVLELGDNLLGPHFPKLPKSLSILELKNNRFRSSIPPELGLSYRLEKLDLSSNKLVGPFLASLLGLPSIKYLNIGGNRLTGLLLQNISCNSDLTFANLSSNLLTGDLPTCLQELESKNGDSIYGGNCLSNQDQKQHPLNFCHNEALAVSIRPHNLEHRKLHTEIMTFLRIFGGSVAGIVVFALVFLTMRRTYKMGVVKEPSTRFITENSSVTGTAKQLYDAKYISQTMKLGTSLPPYRTFSLDELKEATNYFDASTLITESLDGQIFKGVFTDGSVVAIRSLTLKRRQTSQTYTHQLELISKLRHIHLISALGHCYEFLPDGLTIGRVFLIFEYYPYGTLRSHVSGLPGQKLSWTKRISAAIEMVKGIQFLHTGIVPGVCSNNLKITDILLDQDLHVKISCYNLPIVVEHGGMMTSGVSSTGTKGKRQAMGVNHKDKNDVYDIGAILLEMILGRQITSQNEVQVSRDLLQVSLKTDEIARKSIVDPAVHKGCSDDSLKTMMEICVRCLHEKATDRPSIEDILWNLHFAGQVQDSSREAPASPSPSPQMSSKENGTHIQLLIS